In a single window of the Paenibacillus sp. MMS20-IR301 genome:
- a CDS encoding GntR family transcriptional regulator has translation MFIELDLQSDTPIYTQLVDQIVEGIASGALRPGDPLPSIRSLAEDLGINLHTVNKAYNLLKQEGLLQVHRKKGVIVQPDGMPGVTEVFEDKLRRQLRSLAAAAAVRGMAEEVFAQQSRSVYRDIITIRGGE, from the coding sequence GTGTTCATAGAGCTTGATCTGCAGTCGGACACCCCCATTTACACGCAGCTGGTTGACCAGATCGTCGAAGGGATCGCCTCCGGCGCTTTGCGGCCCGGGGATCCGCTTCCGTCGATCCGCAGCCTGGCAGAGGATCTCGGGATCAATCTCCATACTGTCAACAAAGCCTACAATTTGCTCAAACAGGAGGGCCTGCTTCAAGTGCACCGGAAAAAGGGCGTTATCGTTCAGCCGGACGGGATGCCCGGTGTAACAGAGGTGTTCGAGGACAAGCTCCGGCGGCAGCTGAGGTCCCTTGCGGCAGCGGCTGCCGTAAGGGGCATGGCCGAAGAGGTTTTTGCCCAGCAGAGCAGATCCGTGTACCGGGATATCATTACGATTCGAGGAGGGGAATAA
- a CDS encoding GNAT family N-acetyltransferase, whose amino-acid sequence MENKKPLSPSSELIIRNAVLDDADTLRVIFRSASLSAEGGCELAAAHPEWFVWDDSMLPFVRVAVVDSLIAGFASAYPAGGFLELEDLFTDPARMRQGVASALVADLTQHGLPIEVTANRQALSFYESAGFVTTGVIETPGGPAPRMRLDVTATSL is encoded by the coding sequence GTGGAGAATAAAAAACCCTTATCCCCCTCATCTGAACTAATCATCAGAAATGCAGTTCTTGACGACGCGGATACGCTGCGCGTGATCTTCCGTTCTGCATCGCTGTCTGCCGAAGGCGGCTGTGAGCTAGCCGCTGCCCATCCTGAATGGTTCGTGTGGGACGACAGCATGCTGCCGTTCGTACGTGTCGCTGTAGTGGACAGCCTGATTGCCGGCTTTGCCTCGGCATACCCGGCAGGCGGCTTCCTGGAACTTGAGGATCTGTTCACTGATCCTGCCCGGATGCGCCAAGGCGTCGCAAGCGCACTGGTCGCTGACCTTACACAGCACGGGCTGCCCATTGAGGTAACAGCCAACAGGCAGGCGCTAAGCTTTTATGAATCCGCCGGCTTCGTTACTACCGGTGTCATTGAGACGCCCGGAGGACCGGCACCGCGGATGCGGCTTGATGTCACAGCCACCTCGCTGTAA
- a CDS encoding 3-hydroxybutyrate dehydrogenase, with protein sequence MSRFLENKVAFVTGAASGIGLEIARKFAHEGAKVVISDVREEQSVAAAEELKSQGYEAYGLRCDVTREDEYGAAIAKAKEVYGRLDILVNNAGLQHVSPIEDFPVEKFEFMLKVMLTGAFIGIKHAFPIMKEQGYGRIINMASINGVIGFAGKAAYNSAKHGLIGLTKVAALEGAAHGITVNALCPGYVDTPLVRGQLEDLARTRNVPLESVLEEVIYPLVPQKRLLAVEEIADYAMLIASERLKGVTGSTLLIDGGYTAQ encoded by the coding sequence ATGAGCCGATTTTTGGAGAATAAAGTAGCTTTCGTTACCGGTGCTGCCAGTGGTATCGGTCTGGAAATTGCCCGCAAGTTCGCACACGAAGGTGCCAAAGTGGTTATCTCCGATGTACGCGAGGAGCAATCCGTAGCTGCTGCCGAAGAGCTGAAGTCCCAGGGCTATGAAGCCTATGGCCTTAGATGTGACGTTACCCGGGAAGATGAATATGGCGCGGCAATTGCCAAAGCCAAAGAGGTCTACGGAAGACTGGACATTCTGGTGAACAACGCAGGACTGCAGCATGTGTCGCCGATTGAAGATTTCCCGGTGGAAAAGTTTGAGTTCATGCTGAAGGTGATGCTGACCGGCGCCTTTATCGGCATCAAGCATGCCTTCCCGATTATGAAGGAACAAGGCTACGGCCGCATCATCAACATGGCCTCGATCAACGGCGTCATCGGCTTTGCCGGCAAAGCTGCCTATAACAGTGCCAAACACGGCCTGATCGGGCTGACCAAGGTCGCCGCGCTGGAAGGTGCCGCCCACGGCATTACGGTGAACGCGCTCTGTCCGGGTTATGTGGATACACCGCTTGTCCGCGGACAGCTGGAGGATCTGGCCAGAACCCGCAATGTGCCGCTCGAGAGCGTACTCGAAGAAGTGATCTATCCGCTCGTTCCGCAGAAGCGCCTGCTGGCGGTTGAAGAAATCGCCGACTACGCCATGCTGATTGCCAGCGAACGCCTGAAAGGCGTCACCGGCTCCACCCTGCTGATCGACGGCGGGTATACGGCGCAATAA
- a CDS encoding GntP family permease, whose product MVIQVLAIVLALGLLMFFAYRGFPVIVFAPIFTLLAVVISGVALMPSYTEVYMLNAANYVKNFFPIFLLGAIFGKMMELSGAASSIAQTIVKALGSKRAMLAVVLACSVLTYGGVSLFVVAFAVYPFAVAIFREADIPKRLIPGTIALGAFTYTMDALPGTPQIQNIIPTTYFGTDAYAAPLVGIIGALIVFIGGLWWLERRRKQAAANGEGYGANHKNEPEVLENAKYPNIWISVLPLVLVLVFNFVLSRTSMSVTNWYSSELLETFNIANVKTVSSSWSLIIALCIGVIAAGCINIRQVKGKMAAGLTAAAMGSLLAIFNTASEVGFGNVVKTLPGFKSIQEWIMNISDHPLISEALSVNILAGVTGSASGGLSIALEVMGKTYMTMADTLGISPELLHRIASMASGGMDTLPHNGAVITLLAITGLTHKQSYKDIFAITCLKTLAVFTLAIVLSIF is encoded by the coding sequence ATGGTTATTCAGGTTTTAGCCATCGTTCTGGCGCTTGGCCTGCTGATGTTCTTCGCTTACCGGGGATTTCCGGTTATCGTTTTTGCACCGATTTTCACACTGCTTGCGGTAGTCATTTCAGGGGTCGCCCTGATGCCGAGCTACACCGAAGTATACATGCTGAATGCGGCGAACTACGTTAAAAACTTTTTCCCGATCTTCCTTCTGGGAGCTATATTCGGTAAAATGATGGAGCTAAGCGGCGCTGCCTCTTCCATCGCCCAGACGATCGTCAAAGCACTCGGCTCCAAGCGGGCTATGCTGGCTGTGGTACTCGCCTGCTCCGTACTGACTTATGGCGGTGTGTCGCTGTTCGTCGTAGCCTTCGCAGTCTATCCGTTCGCAGTAGCAATCTTCCGTGAAGCAGATATTCCGAAACGGCTTATTCCCGGAACGATTGCCCTTGGCGCCTTCACTTATACGATGGATGCCCTCCCGGGTACGCCGCAGATTCAAAACATTATCCCGACCACTTATTTCGGAACTGATGCCTATGCCGCCCCGCTCGTCGGTATCATCGGGGCACTGATCGTCTTCATCGGCGGCCTGTGGTGGTTGGAGCGCCGGCGCAAGCAGGCTGCTGCTAACGGCGAAGGTTATGGCGCTAATCATAAAAACGAGCCGGAAGTGCTGGAGAACGCCAAATATCCGAATATCTGGATCTCCGTTCTGCCGCTTGTGCTGGTGCTCGTCTTCAACTTTGTTCTTAGCAGAACCTCCATGTCCGTAACGAACTGGTACAGCAGCGAGCTGCTGGAAACCTTCAATATCGCCAATGTCAAAACCGTGTCGTCCAGCTGGTCGCTGATCATCGCCCTCTGTATCGGGGTTATCGCTGCAGGCTGCATCAATATCCGCCAGGTTAAAGGCAAAATGGCTGCCGGTCTTACCGCCGCTGCCATGGGCTCCCTGCTCGCTATCTTCAATACCGCATCTGAAGTCGGCTTCGGCAATGTTGTGAAAACGCTGCCAGGCTTCAAATCCATTCAGGAATGGATCATGAACATCAGTGATCATCCGCTGATCTCGGAAGCGTTGTCCGTGAACATTCTCGCCGGGGTTACCGGCTCCGCCTCAGGCGGTTTGTCCATCGCCCTGGAAGTTATGGGCAAAACCTATATGACCATGGCAGATACGCTCGGCATCAGCCCGGAGCTGCTGCACAGAATTGCTTCTATGGCCTCCGGCGGGATGGATACCCTACCGCATAACGGTGCCGTCATTACCCTGCTCGCGATTACGGGACTTACCCATAAGCAATCCTATAAAGATATCTTTGCCATCACTTGTTTGAAAACGCTCGCCGTCTTCACTCTTGCCATCGTTCTGTCGATATTCTAA
- a CDS encoding Rrf2 family transcriptional regulator, which translates to MKYSKATNYALHTMLYLVAFTPDKPANVQQLAEKQGVSPTYLSKILTKLVKAGLIESASGANGGYRLRRRQEEISFLDIIHAIEGTASLFDCTLDHPSECLIQQEMVKAEGQMEDYLKNKMISELAGKMAEHLNHA; encoded by the coding sequence ATGAAGTATTCTAAGGCAACGAATTATGCGCTGCATACGATGCTATACCTGGTAGCCTTCACTCCGGATAAGCCCGCTAACGTGCAGCAGCTGGCGGAGAAGCAGGGCGTATCGCCTACGTATCTGTCCAAGATTTTGACGAAGCTGGTGAAGGCGGGGCTGATCGAGTCTGCATCAGGTGCGAATGGCGGGTACCGTCTGCGGCGCAGGCAGGAGGAAATCTCCTTCCTGGACATCATCCATGCAATTGAAGGTACGGCATCCCTGTTCGACTGTACGCTGGACCACCCCAGTGAGTGTCTGATCCAGCAGGAGATGGTGAAGGCCGAAGGGCAGATGGAGGATTACCTGAAGAACAAAATGATCTCCGAGCTGGCCGGAAAAATGGCAGAGCACCTGAATCACGCCTAA
- a CDS encoding class I SAM-dependent methyltransferase, translating into MSNGLFDPQVWETAWKEDPKAMSNKFKAMGMDPHHSFDHKAKVFNEEVFSSGGKARSERIISWMEGQGVDFAGLTVLDIGAASGGFTVPFIERGAKVTAVEPNVPLAELFRQNTAGAAPGQVELVSEAFEHIDIAAKGWLNAFDLVFVSMCPAVFDWESAEKVISCARQYCYISMSAGVQEHGLMNEVLPLLTGREVHAESSDMAYLLQLLYLKGYTYESIVTRETKSKELSIEAALNEVMEMLPLHHLNDTETTRKIITEYLHTTYPEQKVVVRQGGRFGKVLIKLQELNMYSRASAVSK; encoded by the coding sequence ATGAGTAACGGATTATTTGACCCGCAGGTATGGGAGACCGCCTGGAAGGAAGATCCCAAGGCAATGAGCAATAAGTTCAAGGCCATGGGGATGGACCCGCACCACAGCTTCGACCATAAGGCCAAGGTGTTTAATGAAGAGGTATTCAGCAGCGGAGGAAAAGCCAGAAGTGAACGGATTATCAGCTGGATGGAAGGGCAGGGAGTGGATTTTGCCGGACTGACGGTTCTTGATATAGGTGCGGCCTCAGGCGGCTTCACAGTTCCTTTTATCGAGCGGGGGGCTAAGGTTACGGCGGTAGAGCCTAATGTTCCATTAGCTGAGCTGTTCCGGCAAAATACTGCGGGAGCTGCCCCGGGCCAGGTGGAGCTGGTGAGCGAAGCGTTTGAGCATATCGATATTGCGGCAAAAGGCTGGCTGAACGCCTTCGATCTCGTATTTGTATCCATGTGTCCGGCGGTATTTGACTGGGAGAGTGCGGAGAAAGTCATTAGCTGTGCACGGCAATACTGCTACATCAGCATGTCGGCTGGTGTGCAGGAGCATGGCCTGATGAATGAGGTGCTGCCGCTGCTGACCGGCCGGGAGGTGCATGCAGAATCTTCAGATATGGCGTACCTGCTGCAGCTGCTGTATTTGAAGGGTTACACCTATGAATCTATTGTGACCCGGGAAACGAAAAGCAAGGAGTTGTCCATAGAGGCGGCGCTTAACGAAGTGATGGAAATGCTGCCTTTGCATCATTTGAATGATACGGAGACAACCCGGAAGATTATTACAGAATATTTACACACGACTTACCCGGAGCAGAAGGTGGTAGTCCGCCAGGGAGGGCGGTTCGGCAAGGTGCTGATTAAGCTGCAGGAGCTGAATATGTACAGCAGGGCATCCGCCGTGAGCAAGTAA